From the genome of Acidimicrobiales bacterium:
GACAGCTCGGTCAGGCCGAGGCCGATCATCTGCTGCGGTTCCCCAGGGGCACCATGGAGGAGCTCCACCACCGGGTATCGCTGACCGTGGCCATAGCCCGGAGGGAGGAGGACGAGCACGCGACGGTCGCCGCCGACCGACGGCGCCGGGTACGAGGTGTCCTCGAGCTGGGCCACGCTGGAGCCCGATGCCGAGGTGGAGATGAACGTGGTGGACCCAATGACACCGATCACGGCCGCCGGCACGAGAAGCACCCACGCCAGCGGTGTCATCCGGCCGGGACGGCGAGGGCCATCCGCCTCGCCATCGGAGACCACCTCGGGGCGGGGGCCGAGGATGAGCCCCAGGCCGAATCCGAACGTGAAGCTGATGAGGTGCTCCCAGTCGGCGAGCTGATGGTGCAAGGGCAGTCCGCTCAGCACGACGAGGAGGGCGACGATGCGCAGCCACCGCCATCGCAGCAGGGCGACGACAGCGCCGGCGCCTCCCGCGGTGATGGCGGAAGCGCCGAAGTCGAGAGTGGAAAGGGTCTTGGCCGCCCACGTGCTTCCGAGGACGTTCCCCACCCCGAGCCCGGCCTCGACGCCGAGGGGACCGACAATTCCGGTGACGACGATGACGGCGATCGCCCGGACGCTGCCGGCCAGGGCCTCGTAGAGGCCCACGAACACGAGCACCGACAGGCAGATCGAGAGACACATGAAGGTGTTGCGCGTCAACAGCTGGTTCGTGAACAGCGTCGACCAGTGCCCGGCCTGGATCTGGCGGCCGCTGTAGGCGTACTGGTACTCGGTGGTGAGGCCGAGGTCGTGGTGGAACACCCCGGTCCGCCAGGCCGTGGCGACGATGGTCGAGATGATCAGGGTCGTGATGATCGGCGGGTGGATCCGAAAGCCCGTAGGCCAGAGAACTCGACGACGCCGGTGTGCTTCTTGGTCCTGGACGAGTGACATCGATGAACGCCTAGCCCTTCCCGAACATGGCCTGGCGAAGTCCGCCCGGTACGTAACTGCGGGCGACGGCGGCGAGACCGCCCGGTAGCTGACGGCGGGTGGGCACCACCAACCAGCGAGGCTCCCAGGTGGGGTTGAACTTGTCCTTGTAGCGCCGCAGCGACGTCGTCGGATAGAGCCGCTCGGCCATCTTCCCCCTGTAGAGCGGCACGCAAGCCAGGCTGCCCTCTCGCAAGCCCGCCTGGGCGAAGCCGAGCAGGCTCTCGGCGATGAGAAGGTCGATGGTGGGGTTCGGGGCCTCCGGGCTGCGACGCATGATGTCGAGCACACGCCCCCGGCCGCCGTCATGGTGGTGCCAGGTCACGAAGCCCACTGCCTTCCCCGACGAGTTCACCGCGACCCGACAGTCGGTCGAGCTGATCTCCTCGGGATCGAAGCGACCGAGTGTGAAGCCCATCTCGCCTCCGTGCTTGGTGGCCAGCCAGGCTTTCGAGACCTCAGCCACCCCCTCAGCCACCTCGGGAGACCACGGCACGACCGTGAGGCCCGCCCGCTTGGCGGCACTCACGCTGTGGCGGATGTTGGCCATGCGCTTGCCCTTCAGCGAGAAGCTGGCCAGATCGATCACAGCGTCCTCGGCAATCGGCATGGCGTACATGCCCCGGCTCTCGTAGGGCTCGGCTTCGGCGACACAGGTGAACACCGGGTGCATGCGGTCTTGCTTCAGACGCTGCAGCAGCTCGTCGAGGACCCGCTCCCTCGCCCAGGGAGGGGCGGCCACATCCGTGGCCAGCACGGCCCAGCGACCGCGACGGACGTAGCCGGCCACGGCCGCGCCCGCCAGCCGCACGACGACGCGGTCCTCCCCGAGCAGGAAGGGACTGGCCGACTGGCGGCCCCAGCGAGCCACGGCCGCCTGCATGAGGGGACTGACGGTGGCCGCTGGGGTGGCCTGCGGCCTGGACCGGCGGTGCGGCGTCCGCGCCTTTGCCTTCGCCTTGGGC
Proteins encoded in this window:
- a CDS encoding alpha/beta hydrolase-fold protein translates to MSLVQDQEAHRRRRVLWPTGFRIHPPIITTLIISTIVATAWRTGVFHHDLGLTTEYQYAYSGRQIQAGHWSTLFTNQLLTRNTFMCLSICLSVLVFVGLYEALAGSVRAIAVIVVTGIVGPLGVEAGLGVGNVLGSTWAAKTLSTLDFGASAITAGGAGAVVALLRWRWLRIVALLVVLSGLPLHHQLADWEHLISFTFGFGLGLILGPRPEVVSDGEADGPRRPGRMTPLAWVLLVPAAVIGVIGSTTFISTSASGSSVAQLEDTSYPAPSVGGDRRVLVLLPPGYGHGQRYPVVELLHGAPGEPQQMIGLGLTELSNASKTPFIGVAPDGNGPAVSESDFANSTLQQMGTATGPELRSWVDKRYSTNGTWAVTGLSSGGFGSAYLPTLSPGAYQAACPMSGFFTAAPPAFPASQPTAVKQAASPILHASKTGPRTLIVVGNADKDGVTDAHNYIAAMNKVGQPNSLAVDPGEHDLAVWITGLKQCLAYFFPASGLHG
- a CDS encoding DUF2156 domain-containing protein, which gives rise to MSDTSQGVGWWLAWDGKWYSPESRPVSPGPSAPTTPNGDQSEDSSAATGHGGVQTTTKAEPKAKAKARTPHRRSRPQATPAATVSPLMQAAVARWGRQSASPFLLGEDRVVVRLAGAAVAGYVRRGRWAVLATDVAAPPWARERVLDELLQRLKQDRMHPVFTCVAEAEPYESRGMYAMPIAEDAVIDLASFSLKGKRMANIRHSVSAAKRAGLTVVPWSPEVAEGVAEVSKAWLATKHGGEMGFTLGRFDPEEISSTDCRVAVNSSGKAVGFVTWHHHDGGRGRVLDIMRRSPEAPNPTIDLLIAESLLGFAQAGLREGSLACVPLYRGKMAERLYPTTSLRRYKDKFNPTWEPRWLVVPTRRQLPGGLAAVARSYVPGGLRQAMFGKG